A window from Candidatus Dormiibacterota bacterium encodes these proteins:
- a CDS encoding BMP family ABC transporter substrate-binding protein, with the protein MLLVVSMLLLVQAGASGTRQTLVPSPSGTPGCAPMFRVAFVADVAGLRSSVDAAGWRGVNQALRQIACGRAELALPGRPSEYRRMLQAYPGYDLVIAGSFLLTDPVVDVARANPTRHFLLVDPIVMPPDVPNLAVLTFRSDQAAFLAGALAGMMTQTGVVAGVYGPQGTMDVTNRAGFEHGARYARPGVRVLGAYQPAGGAPYEDPAWGADQARAFSQQHADIIFGAGGTTGQGALLGATQSGAACIDADIVASSDPGCLLASSTKFIDRGVQMTLEDAIAGPWRSGLRSVGLAQGAVGVSLRASPRLTPEIQGRVQTIADLLASGPLSTDS; encoded by the coding sequence TTGCTGCTCGTCGTCTCGATGCTGCTGCTCGTGCAGGCGGGTGCCAGCGGGACCCGTCAGACGCTGGTCCCCTCCCCCAGCGGGACGCCAGGCTGCGCCCCGATGTTTCGCGTTGCCTTCGTGGCGGACGTCGCCGGGCTTCGGTCTTCTGTCGATGCCGCCGGTTGGCGGGGCGTCAACCAGGCCCTTCGCCAGATCGCGTGCGGCCGCGCCGAGCTGGCCTTACCGGGGCGTCCGTCCGAGTACCGGCGCATGTTGCAGGCGTATCCCGGATATGACCTGGTGATCGCGGGCAGCTTCTTGCTCACCGACCCGGTCGTCGACGTGGCCCGGGCCAATCCAACCCGGCACTTCTTGCTGGTCGATCCGATCGTGATGCCACCGGATGTGCCGAACCTGGCGGTTCTGACGTTTCGATCGGACCAGGCGGCGTTCCTCGCCGGCGCCCTGGCGGGCATGATGACCCAGACCGGCGTCGTCGCCGGTGTCTACGGTCCGCAGGGCACCATGGATGTCACCAACCGAGCGGGCTTCGAGCATGGCGCCCGCTATGCCAGGCCAGGCGTTCGGGTGCTCGGTGCCTACCAGCCGGCCGGCGGCGCGCCCTATGAAGATCCTGCCTGGGGTGCCGACCAGGCGCGGGCCTTCAGCCAGCAGCACGCCGACATCATCTTTGGCGCCGGTGGCACGACCGGCCAGGGGGCGTTGCTCGGCGCCACGCAATCGGGCGCCGCCTGCATCGACGCCGACATCGTCGCGTCCAGCGACCCGGGTTGCTTGCTGGCCAGCAGCACGAAATTCATCGATCGCGGCGTGCAGATGACACTGGAAGATGCGATCGCCGGGCCGTGGCGCAGCGGCCTGCGCTCCGTGGGCCTCGCGCAGGGCGCGGTCGGCGTGAGCCTGCGCGCCAGTCCGCGCCTGACGCCCGAGATTCAGGGGCGCGTGCAAACGATTGCGGACCTGCTGGCTTCCGGGCCGCTGTCAACCGATAGCTAA
- a CDS encoding adenosylhomocysteinase, with protein MPMTSRIDWVRSNCRLLRAIAEDFAKTQPFSDLTIGTGIHLEPKTVALLLTLKAGGAGVVSTGNLNSTQPEAVEYLRANGVQVIGDRTTDEREHDRCLGEVLRAQPNLILDNGGDLFVRYLGNPYERLLGGTEETTSGRMRLAGLRSQLKRPILVINDSPIKQFAENRHAVGQSVLESFLRITNRAPNGRNVLVFGYGSVGKGIAASFRNAYATVSVIERDPVLRLEASFDGFRVPERDAGLRTAEIVITATGAEGVVTEADLDVLRDRVVLINAGHFPAEIAVERIAADPRVAKRQDGPDGVTTLVLTDGRAIHLLAGGHMVNLGGPRPLGNSIESMDLGFALQARCLEAVARGRTSPDDVVVPVPSSINAAVAEAFLQLYR; from the coding sequence CTGCCCATGACATCACGGATTGACTGGGTCCGAAGCAACTGCCGGCTGCTCCGGGCGATCGCCGAGGACTTCGCCAAAACGCAGCCGTTTTCAGACCTGACGATCGGCACGGGTATTCACCTCGAGCCCAAGACCGTGGCGCTGCTGCTGACACTGAAAGCCGGTGGCGCTGGGGTCGTTTCGACCGGGAATCTCAATAGCACACAGCCCGAGGCCGTCGAATATCTGAGGGCCAACGGCGTCCAGGTGATCGGCGATCGGACCACCGATGAGCGCGAGCATGATCGCTGTTTAGGCGAGGTCCTGAGGGCCCAGCCGAACTTGATTTTGGACAACGGCGGCGACCTGTTTGTCCGTTATCTGGGGAACCCGTATGAGCGGCTGCTGGGCGGCACCGAGGAGACGACCTCCGGCCGCATGCGCCTCGCCGGGCTGCGCTCGCAACTCAAGCGTCCGATCCTCGTGATCAACGACAGCCCGATCAAGCAGTTCGCGGAAAACCGGCATGCGGTCGGCCAGAGCGTCCTGGAGTCGTTCTTGAGAATTACCAATCGGGCCCCGAACGGGCGCAACGTCCTGGTGTTTGGCTACGGGTCCGTCGGAAAGGGCATCGCCGCGAGCTTTCGTAATGCATACGCCACGGTGTCCGTAATCGAGCGGGATCCGGTCTTGCGGCTGGAGGCCAGCTTCGACGGGTTCCGGGTGCCGGAGCGCGACGCGGGGCTCAGGACGGCCGAGATCGTCATCACGGCCACCGGCGCGGAGGGGGTCGTGACCGAGGCGGACCTCGATGTTCTTCGTGATCGGGTCGTCCTGATCAACGCCGGGCATTTCCCCGCAGAGATCGCTGTCGAACGGATCGCGGCCGATCCGCGGGTCGCGAAGCGCCAGGACGGGCCGGATGGCGTAACGACGTTGGTGCTCACGGATGGGCGAGCGATTCATCTGCTGGCCGGAGGGCACATGGTGAACCTGGGCGGGCCTAGGCCGCTCGGGAATTCGATTGAATCGATGGACCTCGGATTTGCGCTCCAGGCGCGGTGCCTGGAAGCCGTCGCGCGTGGGCGCACCAGCCCCGACGACGTCGTGGTACCGGTCCCCTCGTCGATCAACGCCGCGGTGGCCGAGGCGTTTCTGCAGCTCTATCGTTAG
- a CDS encoding BMP family ABC transporter substrate-binding protein — translation MRKILIPLAVVGALVLASCGSSAPAASSCSKTFKVGFVTDIGKLGDKGFNDAGWKGVQDATADSSLCVQSKFLESKQPTDYTPNIQQFVDQKYDMVVAAGFLLGDDTLKAAKANPNVKFSIVDSADFADPVAPTNFTGLLFKQDQGAFLVGALAALLSKTNHIGGVYGLDVPAVVQFRKGYENGAKYINPTIKVDGVFHPAAANAFADPDWGKARAQDELSGGADVIFAAGGATGNGALLAAKEANKPCIGVDVDQYFTYPDVDPCLVTSALKQISVAVKSIITSAVKNQWPTGGIQNFDIKNGGVGLAPYHQWDSKVTADIKTKLQDIMAKLKDGSLSTGAEGLTKYS, via the coding sequence GTGCGGAAGATTCTTATCCCGCTGGCAGTGGTTGGCGCCCTGGTCCTCGCGAGCTGCGGAAGCAGCGCACCGGCGGCGTCAAGCTGTTCGAAGACATTCAAGGTCGGGTTCGTCACCGACATCGGGAAGCTCGGCGACAAGGGCTTCAACGACGCGGGCTGGAAGGGGGTTCAGGACGCGACGGCCGACTCGAGCCTGTGTGTGCAGAGCAAGTTCCTGGAGTCCAAGCAACCCACCGACTACACGCCGAATATTCAGCAGTTCGTCGACCAGAAATACGACATGGTGGTCGCGGCCGGGTTCTTGCTCGGCGATGACACGCTGAAGGCCGCCAAGGCCAATCCGAACGTGAAGTTCTCGATCGTTGACTCGGCGGACTTCGCCGATCCAGTCGCACCGACGAACTTCACCGGGCTTCTCTTCAAGCAGGATCAGGGCGCATTCCTGGTTGGAGCCCTCGCGGCCCTGCTGTCGAAGACCAACCACATCGGCGGCGTCTACGGCCTCGACGTCCCGGCGGTCGTCCAATTCCGCAAGGGATACGAGAACGGCGCGAAGTACATCAACCCCACCATCAAGGTTGACGGTGTCTTCCACCCGGCGGCCGCTAACGCATTCGCCGACCCGGACTGGGGCAAGGCGCGCGCCCAGGACGAGTTGAGTGGCGGCGCCGACGTGATTTTCGCCGCCGGTGGCGCGACCGGCAACGGGGCGCTGCTCGCCGCCAAAGAGGCTAACAAGCCATGCATCGGGGTTGACGTTGACCAGTACTTCACCTACCCGGATGTCGATCCGTGCCTGGTCACCAGCGCCTTGAAGCAGATCTCGGTCGCCGTCAAGTCGATCATCACGAGCGCGGTGAAAAATCAGTGGCCAACCGGTGGCATCCAGAACTTCGACATCAAGAACGGTGGCGTCGGGCTGGCTCCCTACCATCAGTGGGACTCGAAAGTCACGGCCGATATCAAGACCAAGCTTCAGGACATCATGGCCAAACTCAAGGACGGCAGCCTGAGCACAGGAGCGGAGGGGCTCACCAAATACTCGTAA
- a CDS encoding ABC transporter ATP-binding protein has protein sequence MDLVIEWGQVHALLGENGAGKTTLMNVVYGLVRADSGEIVFDGRPAIIHGPTDAIGLGIGMVHQHFMLIPPLTVAENIILGHETVGPAGTVDLQEARQKVTELATRYGLEVDPMARVSDLSVGLQQRVEILKTLYRGARLLIMDEPTAVLTPQEAQGLFEILRSLAKEGKAIIFITHKLGEVIDIADQITVMRHGKVVATTTPGESSPADLARLMVGRPVMLQVDKSPARPGKPVMQLQQLVIDDDRHHVAVEGVDLEIRSGEIVGVAGVEGNGQTELVEALVGLRQPRSGRILLNGRDVTRTGARMFIGLGVGHIPADRHRMGIVLEHSIADNLVLSTYDRPPFASGIVRQLTAVLNYARKLIKSFDIRAGSPAQPVGSLSGGNQQKVVAARELGRNPKILVASQPTRGLDVGSIEFIHKQIVTQRDAGLGVLLVSSELDEVLSLSDRVAVMYRGQIVGVLEGQAAEREKIGLMMAGAAEAARP, from the coding sequence GTGGACCTGGTCATCGAGTGGGGCCAGGTCCACGCGCTTCTGGGCGAGAACGGCGCCGGCAAGACGACTCTCATGAATGTCGTCTACGGGCTGGTTCGCGCCGACAGCGGCGAGATCGTCTTTGATGGCCGCCCCGCCATCATCCATGGTCCGACGGACGCCATCGGGCTCGGCATCGGCATGGTGCACCAGCACTTCATGCTCATCCCACCGTTGACCGTTGCCGAGAACATCATCCTTGGGCATGAGACCGTTGGCCCCGCGGGCACGGTCGATCTCCAGGAGGCGCGGCAGAAGGTTACCGAGCTGGCCACCCGCTACGGTCTCGAGGTCGATCCGATGGCTCGGGTTTCGGACCTGTCAGTAGGCCTGCAGCAGCGGGTCGAGATCCTCAAGACGCTGTACCGCGGCGCACGGCTGCTGATCATGGATGAGCCCACGGCTGTTCTCACGCCGCAGGAGGCGCAGGGTCTCTTCGAGATCCTGCGCAGCCTGGCCAAAGAAGGCAAGGCGATCATTTTTATTACTCATAAACTCGGTGAAGTCATCGACATTGCCGATCAGATCACCGTCATGCGCCACGGGAAGGTCGTCGCCACCACGACGCCCGGCGAGTCGAGTCCCGCGGACCTGGCTCGGCTGATGGTCGGCCGGCCGGTCATGCTGCAGGTCGACAAGAGCCCGGCCCGTCCGGGAAAGCCGGTCATGCAGCTGCAGCAGCTAGTCATCGACGACGATCGTCACCATGTCGCCGTCGAAGGGGTCGACCTCGAGATCCGTTCCGGCGAGATCGTTGGTGTTGCCGGCGTCGAAGGGAACGGTCAGACAGAGCTGGTCGAGGCCCTGGTCGGACTACGCCAACCACGGTCGGGCAGGATCCTGCTCAACGGCCGCGATGTGACTCGGACCGGCGCACGGATGTTTATTGGCCTTGGCGTGGGCCACATTCCGGCCGATCGGCACCGCATGGGCATCGTGCTGGAACATTCGATTGCCGACAACCTGGTGCTCTCCACCTACGATCGGCCGCCCTTCGCCTCCGGGATCGTCCGCCAGCTGACTGCCGTGCTGAATTACGCGCGCAAACTGATCAAGTCATTCGACATTCGCGCCGGGTCGCCGGCGCAACCGGTCGGATCGTTGAGTGGCGGCAATCAACAGAAAGTCGTCGCCGCCCGCGAGCTTGGGCGCAATCCGAAGATCCTGGTTGCCAGTCAGCCGACGCGGGGCCTCGACGTCGGCTCGATCGAATTTATTCACAAGCAGATCGTTACGCAGCGCGATGCCGGGCTGGGCGTGCTGCTCGTCTCGTCGGAGCTGGACGAGGTCCTGTCACTGTCCGACCGAGTGGCCGTGATGTATCGCGGCCAAATCGTCGGCGTGCTCGAAGGCCAAGCCGCCGAGCGCGAAAAGATCGGCTTGATGATGGCGGGAGCCGCTGAGGCCGCGCGTCCATGA
- a CDS encoding ABC transporter permease produces the protein MNQRSRRIASAVLLPVISVVAGFVVAGLAVALSGADPWQSFYALFQGAFINPHAFPDTLVATTPYIFLGLGVALGFRAGLFNIGAEGQFYIGALFGVFIGYSLHGLPAVVHILLALLAGILGGFLWAAVPGILKARFGAHEVITTIMLNYVAFALVNFLINNGPMVDKTSSAPRTPYIDPAAQLPILVSGTRLHAGLLLALLSIPVVWFLLDRTTIGFRIRTVGFSATAARAAGISVAWTILATMGISGGLAGLAGADEVLGVAHYMPPSFSTGYGFDAIAVALLARSNPWAMLPAAFLFGALSSGSRFMQFQTQVSADVISVVEATVIMFIAAPVLFQWIFRLRRTPAPPVKLASEEGVL, from the coding sequence ATGAATCAGCGTTCTCGCCGGATCGCCTCAGCCGTCCTGCTTCCGGTGATCTCGGTCGTGGCCGGGTTCGTCGTGGCCGGCCTGGCCGTTGCGCTCAGCGGCGCCGATCCATGGCAATCGTTCTATGCCCTGTTCCAGGGCGCGTTTATCAATCCGCACGCGTTTCCCGACACCCTGGTCGCCACGACGCCTTATATTTTCCTGGGGCTGGGCGTTGCCCTTGGGTTTCGCGCCGGCCTCTTCAACATCGGCGCCGAAGGCCAGTTCTACATTGGCGCACTGTTCGGCGTCTTCATCGGGTATAGCCTGCATGGGCTGCCCGCGGTTGTGCATATTCTGCTGGCGCTGCTGGCGGGAATTCTTGGCGGCTTTCTCTGGGCGGCCGTCCCGGGCATCCTCAAGGCACGCTTCGGTGCCCATGAAGTGATCACCACGATCATGCTGAACTACGTCGCGTTTGCGCTGGTGAACTTCCTGATCAACAACGGCCCCATGGTCGACAAGACGTCGTCAGCGCCGCGGACGCCCTACATCGATCCCGCGGCGCAACTGCCGATTCTCGTGTCGGGCACGCGGCTGCACGCCGGGCTCTTACTCGCCCTACTGTCCATCCCCGTGGTCTGGTTCTTGCTGGATCGGACGACGATCGGCTTCAGGATACGAACCGTGGGGTTCAGCGCGACGGCGGCCCGTGCCGCCGGGATCTCGGTGGCATGGACCATCCTTGCCACGATGGGCATTTCGGGTGGCCTCGCCGGCCTCGCCGGCGCCGACGAAGTCCTCGGCGTCGCGCACTACATGCCGCCCAGTTTTTCGACCGGCTACGGCTTCGACGCCATCGCCGTGGCGCTGCTCGCCCGGAGTAACCCCTGGGCGATGCTTCCCGCAGCGTTTCTCTTTGGCGCCCTGAGCAGCGGGTCCAGATTTATGCAATTCCAGACACAGGTCAGTGCCGATGTCATTTCGGTCGTTGAAGCGACCGTCATCATGTTCATCGCCGCCCCGGTGCTCTTCCAATGGATCTTCCGGCTGCGTCGGACGCCCGCGCCGCCCGTCAAGCTCGCCAGTGAAGAGGGCGTGCTATAG
- a CDS encoding ABC transporter permease, translated as MNEATPLTLAALGGVISERSGVVNIALEGMMLMSAFTGYVAAFQTHNLWLGVLAGVLTGVVISALHAALSISLMVDQIVSGFVINILALGITGVFFKGFLQEASVAGPGVLPTWHIPLLSSIPVIGPILFVHQPITYAMLIAIVLVQFLLFRTVWGLRTRAVGEHPLAADTVGINVYRVRYLAVILSGGLAGLGGTYFSLQQIGQFLPNMTGGRGFIALAAMIFGKWKPLGAFYACLLFAGAEAFAGQIQIWGWHIPVVGWPIPFQFLGMLPYLLTIIVVAGAMGRAVAPAADGKPYRKA; from the coding sequence TTGAACGAGGCGACGCCACTGACGCTGGCGGCGCTAGGCGGCGTCATCAGCGAACGCTCGGGCGTCGTGAATATCGCGCTCGAGGGGATGATGCTGATGAGCGCCTTTACCGGCTACGTGGCGGCGTTCCAGACCCACAATCTCTGGTTGGGGGTGCTCGCCGGGGTATTGACCGGCGTCGTGATCTCAGCCCTTCATGCCGCGCTCTCGATCAGCCTGATGGTCGATCAGATCGTCAGTGGCTTCGTGATCAATATTCTCGCGCTGGGCATCACGGGAGTATTTTTTAAAGGCTTTCTGCAAGAGGCGTCCGTTGCGGGACCTGGTGTTCTGCCAACCTGGCACATTCCGTTGCTCTCCAGCATCCCGGTGATTGGCCCTATCTTGTTCGTGCACCAACCAATTACCTACGCGATGCTGATCGCGATCGTGCTGGTGCAATTCTTGCTCTTCCGGACCGTGTGGGGCCTTCGAACGCGGGCCGTCGGGGAGCATCCGTTGGCCGCCGACACGGTCGGCATCAATGTCTATCGTGTACGTTATCTCGCTGTCATCCTGAGCGGCGGCCTGGCCGGGCTGGGCGGGACGTATTTTTCTTTACAACAGATTGGGCAATTTCTACCCAACATGACCGGCGGCCGGGGGTTCATCGCACTGGCAGCGATGATCTTTGGCAAGTGGAAGCCGCTGGGCGCCTTCTACGCCTGCCTACTCTTTGCGGGCGCCGAGGCATTCGCCGGCCAGATCCAGATCTGGGGATGGCATATCCCGGTTGTGGGATGGCCGATACCGTTTCAGTTCCTGGGCATGCTGCCGTATTTGCTGACCATCATCGTGGTGGCGGGAGCCATGGGGCGCGCCGTGGCCCCGGCGGCGGATGGCAAGCCCTACCGGAAGGCATAG